Within Alcaligenes sp. SDU_A2, the genomic segment CAGCACTATTCCGGCGAATCCATCGCTGGCGCACCAGCCTTACGAGTATCTCGTCAAGCAGCTGCACGATTTTCGCGCCAAGGATGAAAAATCCACGCCTATCCGTCGTGGTCCGGACGGTGCCAACACCCTGATGACCGCCATTGCTGCGGGCATGACCGAAGATGAAATGCGCGATGTCGCTTTCTACCTGTCCACGCAGTCTGTGGATTGGGACAAGGCAGCTACCGCCAGCAAGGAAGACACCATGGAACGCGGTCAGAAAATCTGGCGCGGCGGCCTGCCCGAGCGTGGTGTTGCAGCCTGTGCCGCTTGCCACTCGCCTGACGGTGCCGGCATGCCTGGCCAGTTTCCGCGTCTGGCCGGTCAGCACGCTTCCTACATTGCCGACCAGCTCAAGCTGTTCCGCAGTGGCGATCGCGCCAACGGCCCCATGATGCACGACATTGCCGACCGCATGTCCGACTCGGATATCTCGGCGGTGGCTGATTTCGCAGCGGGCCTGCGCTAATCACTCCAAGGGGGACCGACGGTCCCCCTCTTTTTGTGGCCTTTTTGCGGCTTGCTACCGTTTTCCGGAGCAAGCCGTTGCCACATGGCCGGGGCGGCACGCCCGTCTCCCGGTTCTGCACTGGGCGCGTGCGTTTCTCTTTTGTCATGTGGGGAACTTTTTCCCTAAGCGTGCATCCAACGTCAGGATGTCCCAGGTCAATCAGCCCACTTCTTAAGATAGACGTTTGTGAAAAAAGTATCTCCCGTGCGCCGTTTTGCTGCCGATTTTTTCGAATTGCTGGGCTCGATGCGTTTTGCCATCAGCCTGCTCATGTTCATCTGCGTCGCCAGCCTGATCGGTACGGTACTGGCCCAGAATCAGCCGGCTAACACGTATATCGATCAATTCGGTCCTTACTGGTTCGAGCTGTTCGATCACTTTTCCATCTGGTCGGTCTACAACAGTCCCTGGTTCCTGGTCATCATGGCTTTTTTGGTGGTTTCGACCACCTTGTGTGTTTTGCGCAACGCGCCCAAAATGATCCGCGACATGCGGGCCTTCAAAGAGCATGTGCGCGGCGGCAGCCTGAAGGCGTTTCCGCATCGCGTGGAATTGAACAGCGCCGGTTCGCCCGAACATAGTCGCGAACAAGCGCAAGGCTGGTTGCAGTCGCAAGGGTATGCGGTCAAAGTGCGCCGCGATGACGACGGCAGCATGATGCTGGCGGCCAAAAAGGGCAGCGCAAACAAGCTGGGGTATATTTTTGCCCACCTGGCGATTGTGGTCATCTGTGTGGGCGGCCTGCTGGACAGCGAACTGCCGGTGCGCTTGCAGGTCTGGCTGGGCGGCAAGGAACCCATTACCGAAAACATGCTGATTTCCCAGGTCCCCGATTCGGGTCGTATGGCCTTGGGCAACCCCAGCTTCCGAGCCAATATGCTGGTCCCCGAAGGGGCGCGTACCGCATCGGCCGTCATCAATTCCGGCGAAGGCGTGCTGGTTCAGCCTTTGCCTTTTGCGTTGGAGCTCAAGCGTTTTCTGGTTGAATACTATTCCACCGGCATGCCCAGCAGCTTCAAAAGCGAAGTCGAAGTCACCGACCCGGCAACCGGCGAAAGTTTCGAGCGCACCATCGAAGTCAACGAACCCTTGCGTTACAAAGGCGTGACGGTCTATCAGTCCGGTTTTGACGATGGCGGCAGCCGCCTCACCTTGGAAGGCTACCCCCTGGTCGGTGCCAGCAGCAAGACGTTTCAGCTCAAGGGCACGGTGGGCGAAAGCGCGGTCATTACAGCCCAGGAAAACCCCGCCGCCCAGCCCATGACGGTGCAGCTAACCGAATTGCGCCCGATCAACGTCGAAAACCTGACCGAAGGCGACCCCCAGCCCAAGGCCATGATCGAGCACGTGGCGGCCGTTACCGGCAGCGCGGCCAACAACAAGAACGAACATCTGAAAAACGTCGGTCCCAGCGTCAACTATCGCATTATCGACGAACAGGGTCAGGCGCGCGAATTCGTCAATTACATGATGCCTGTGGAGCTGGATGGCACATTGGTGTTTCTGGCCGGCATGCGCAATTCTACGGCCGAGCCCTTTCGCTATGTGCGTCTGCCCGCCGACGAAAACCGCTCGCTCAAAGAGTTCATGGATGTACGCGCCGCCACCCAGGACCCCGCCCTGGTCGAGCAGGCCGCCGAGCGTTTTGCGCAGCGAAATTCCAGTTCCCCCGAGCAAAAAGACCTGATGCTGGCGGCGTCCCGCACCTCGTTGCAGGCCTTTACGCGTGCGGGTTTTGACGGCATTATTGGTCGTGTGCCCGAGGCCGAGCGCGAACGCATTCTTAGCTTTGCCGTGCCCATGATTCAGCTGACGCTGACCGAATTGCGCGATCTGGTCCGTCAGAAGCAGGGCCTGCCACCGCTGGATTACAGCCAGGAAAACAACGAAGCCAACCGCTGGATTCAATCCGCTGTGCTGGCGTTTGCTAATCTTCCCGATTATCCCGCGCCGGTCATGCTGACGCTGGATAGTTTTGAACAAGTGCAGGCCAGTGTCTTCCAGGTGGCGCGCAGCCCCGGCATGTACACCGTGTACCTGGGTTGTCTGTTTCTTATCATCGGCGTGTTTTCGATGTTTTACATACGGGACCGTCGAGTGTGGGTTTGGATACGTCCACACGAGCAGGGCAGCAGCCTGATGGCTGCAATGACGTCGCAACGTCGCAACTTGGACTTCAACCTCGAATTTGACCGCCTTCAGGAGGCGTTCAAACGGCTCTCTGTCTGACAAGGTGTAGCTATGGCGCAGACTCTATCCTCGTCCACTCCAACCATGTGGCACGACAATATTGCCTCCAGCGGTGATCGTCGCGGTATTCGCGGCCGCCCCGATTGGACCGATTTACTGTATCTGGCTCTGTTGGTGGCGGGCGCGGCGTATGCGCTCAATACGTACAGCACCAGTATGGATTATTACGAGAAACTCATTCTCGTGGGCTTTGTGCCTTTCGTAGCGTGGCTGGGTTGGCTCTGGCGACCGTTGCGCACCCTGACCCTGGTCTGTGGCGCGGCCGCTGTGCTGGCCATCTGGCTCTACAGCACGGGCGGCGGATTGATCAACGGCGATATCCAGAAGGCGGATACTGTTTTCTTGCTCAAGTATCTGTTGTCCTCGCAGTCGGCCATCTTGTGGATGTGCTCATTGTTCATCCTGGCGACGGTGTTGTACTGGGCGGGCTTTTTCAGCGATACCGCTGCCTGGATGGCGTCGGGCCTGACCTGGGCCGCTGTCTATGCCGGTACGACGGGTCTGTTGGTGCGCTGGCGTGAAGGGCACCTTCTGGGGCCGGACATCGGCCATATTCCGGTCAGCAATCTGTACGAAGTGTTTGTTCTGCTGGCGCTGATCACCGCCTTGTTCTACCTGTATTACGAGCGTCGGTACAACACGCGCGCGCTGGGCGGTTTCGTGCTTCTGGCCATCAGTTCCCTGGTTGTTTTCCTGTTGTGGTATTCCTTTACCCGCGACGCCCACCAGATCCAACCGCTGGTGCCGGCCCTGAAAAGCTGGTGGATGAAGCTGCATGTGCCAGCTAACTTTATTGGTTACGGCACGTTCTCGCTGGCCGCTATGGTGGGCTTTGCCTATCTGGTCAAGGAAAATGGCGAAACCCGTTCGCGTGGCAAGCTGATCCCGCTGTTCCTGATGGGTGCCATTCTGTGTGCCGAGCCCATGATCTTCGGTTCACGCGAATTGTCGCCGACCTGGATGCTGTACTTCGGTTTGGGTAGTGTCATGGTGGGTACCATTTTGTATTTCCGTGGCCCGATCGCGCGCAAGCTGCCTTCGCTGGAGGTGCTGGACGACATCATGTATCGCGCCATTGCCGTGGGCTTTGCGTTTTTCACTGTGGCCACTGTGTTGGGCGCTTTGTGGGCGGCCGATGCCTGGGGTACGTACTGGCAGTGGGACCCCAAGGAAACCTGGGCCTTGATCGTCTGGCTAAATTACGCTGCCTGGTTGCACATGCGCTTGCTCAAGGGCCTGCGCGGCACGATGGCCGCTTACTGGGCTCTGGCAGGTCTGCTCATCACCAGCTTTGCCTTCCTGGGCGTCAATATGTTCTTGTCGGGCCTGCACTCCTACGGGGAACTGTAAGCCGATAATGCCGCGTCAGGCAAAAGCCCGCCATTCGCATGGCGGGCTTTTTTGTTTCTGTGTGGATGGCAGGTCACTATCTATTGTGGGTTGATCAAGTCGTGGCACTTCGTGGGGTATCTGTGCCTCTGTGTAGGGCCGACTTAACCGCAAGGGACGTTCAGGCGTGTTCTGACAGACGGGCGGGGGCATCCTGTCAGATCGTAGGCAAGTGCTTTTGTTGCGACTCCAGCAGAAACTGGCGGGCGGGTTCGTCTTTGACCAGATCCGTGATGGCTGTGGCATTGAGCAAATCGGCCGGGGTGCAGGCGGCCGATATAATGAAACCTTGTACGTAGTCGACACCAATTTCCTGCAAGGCCAGCAAGGTGGGTACGTCCTCCACCCATTCGGCAATGCTGATCATGCCCAGATTGCGCGCCAGCTCCACAATGGTGCGCACAATGGCCACATTGGTTTCTTTGTTGAGCATGTCGCAAATAAGCGCGCCATCGATCTTGATGGCATCGGCGGGCAGTTCGCGCAGATAGGAAAAAGAGGTGTAGCCGGCACCGAAGTCGTCCAGCGCGATACGGACCCCGGTTTGCTGCAGGCGGCGCATAAAGTGACGAGTGTGCTCCAGATCGTCCAGGGCCACGCCTTCGGTGATTTCCACGCATAGTTTGCGCGCCAGATGTTCGTAGCGGGCCAGGATGTCGAAAAACCACTGGATGAATTTATCGTCGTTCAGGGATACGCCGCTGAGATTGATGTTCACCAACTGTGTGCGCGCCAGCTGTTTTTCGTGTTTGGACATCCACTCCAGCGTAGCGGCAAATACCCATTTATCGATGATGGTGATCGTGCCGCTTTCTTCGGCCGCAGAAATAATGCGACCGGTCGGGATCAACTGGCCGGAAGAGTCGCGCACCCGCAGCAAGACTTCGAAATTCAGGCTGTCTATGGGGCGGCGCAAAGAGACGATAGGCTGCATTTCCAGATACAGACCACGCGATGAACCACCTTCCAACTGCTCGAACAGGCGCAGTTCCTCGGCATGCTCTTGCAAGGCGTTGGAGCCTTGGTCGTAGACCACCATGCTCTGGTGCTGGCGCCGGGCTTCGCGTGCGGCACGGCTGGCTGCCGAGATCGCATCCTGCGGACTCATGTTGGGCGCAACCTCTACCAGGCCCATCGTGCTGCGCAGATTGAAGCTGCGATTGCCCGCCAGCAGCGGGCTTTTATTCAAGGTATCGATGACTTCATTGGCCAGGGCGCGGGCTTGCTCGGGCTCGCAGTCCTCGAAAATGATCACAAATTCGTCGCTGCCGATGCGGCCAACTTTTTCCCCGGCTTGCAGCACCGCTTCTAGTTGCTCGCAGACTTTCAGCAGCAAAGCGTCGCCCGACGAATGGCCAAATGTGCCATTGACGTATTTTATGTGGTTCAGATCCAGATACGCCAGCAGGCAGGGCTTGTCCTGGGCGCTGCGGCTCATGGCCTGATTCAGGGCTTTTTCGATGCCGCGTTGATTCAGGACGTTGGTAACCGGGTCGTTGTCGGCCATCAGGCGCAGTTTGCGCAGAGTTTCGGCACGGGCCGTAATGTCCTGCAACGAGCCTTCTATTTGCTGGTTGACGATGGCTGCGCGTAGCGTGAACTGATATTGTCCCAGATGGGTGTCGGACCGCTCTATATTGATGTCGTTGCCTGCCAAGGTGTTTTGGGCAACAGTTTGCCAGTTCTGTTCGGGAAAGAAGTCTGTCCAGTGTATGGTGGGCCCGGCAGGGTCGAAGTCGACGCCCAGTGCAGTAGCCAGTACTGGATTCATGCGTATGAATACCCCCGCTTCATTGAGCGTGAACATGCCGATTGGGGTCAGGATGTAGTGGGCCATCAGCTCGTTGCGCGCGCGCAAGGCTTCGCTGCGTTCGTCGCGCAAACGCTCGCCCACGGCCAGCGCGACCAGCAGATTAGACAACAGTAGGGTGATGACCCCGTTAAAGTTCTCCACGAAGCTGGAACGCCCGAAGGCAGCCAGGAAAATGGCGGAGATCAGCACGCACAGGGCCATGCTGAGTAACACGAGCTGCCAGAGCATGACGCGCGAACGCGCTTGCAGCAAAATGGACAGCAGCACCCAACCGGCACAGCATAGCGCGTAGATGGCGCTGAACCACATCAAGGGCTGGAATAGGGCGGCCGGTGCCAGCAAGGAAGCCGGCAGCAGGGTCAGGCTGAGCAGGCCTACCGAATGTAGCCAGCGCTGCTGCAAGCGGGAATGGATGGAGGAGCGCAGCAGCAAGGTAAACAGCGAATAGCTCAGTACAAAATAGCAGGCAATGGTCAGCCGGCGCAGAACCGGCATGATTTCCGCAGGCAAGGTATGGCCCAGCCACTGCATGTCCCAGCCCATCGCCATAGAACCCAGCCGCAGATTGCCGATCAGCCAGACGGCCAGTAGCAGGTAAGTCCATTCCCGGTTGGTGGCAGCCAGGATCAGCATGAACAAGGCAATGGTCAGCAGACCGCCTTCCAGCAAGCCGACGCCGCGCGTGTAACGGATCGAGGAGTGCTTGATGTCGTCCGCGGCCCACCGTTCTATGTGTAGTTGGCTGGAGCCGGCCGGATCAATGCGGCATACGATGGCAGAGGCGTTGCCGGGCTCTAAGGTGTAGCCCTGGATAGGGGAGCGCAGCGCCTGCGTGGACAAGCTATGGTCGCGTACGGTCAGGGGGTGTTCAGTGTCGGCTTGCAGGCAGTGTAAGGTGTTGAAATGCGCAGCCGGAAAATACAGAACCTGGTCAGGTGGTGTCTGTTGTTCGCCCAGTGCCAGCAACAGCCAGTGCGGTTTGTCGACTTGCAGTTGGCGTTGTGCTGGGCTGGCGGTCAGTCGTTCTATCAGGGCGGCATCAGGTTCGCTTTGCGTGCTGGCCAAAGCATGAAAACTTAAAACCTGCCCGGATGGCGCGGGGTAACGGTTAGGTAAGAAAAAAAGTGCCCAAAGAGTGAGCAGAATCAGGAACAGGGGAATGACATAAAAGCTCAAGCCGCGAATCAGGCGTTCGCTGGTTGAGGAGACAGGTTCGAGGCTGTCTATCTGTATTCCTGAAACGGTCATGATGGCGGTACAGTCTCCAGCGCTTACCATCGAACTGCCCGGCCGCCGACAGTGGAGTTTGGGCGTACCTGTTCAGGGTACGTCGGGCCTGGGCCGGAAGGTATGGTTGTACCATCCCGGCCCGCAAGATCACCCGTTTAACGGTTCGTGCGCTGACTTCTTTAAGGCTGAATAGTCGGAATATTCAGGCCCTTTATCATTCAGGGCAGTAATCGTTCGGAGGCAAACAAACTGTCCAGCGTTTCACGGGGGCGGATGACGTGGACCTGGTCGCCGTCGACCAGGACTTCGGCGGCCCTGGGCCGCGTGTTGTATTGGCTGGCCATGGTGAAGGCGTAGGCACCGGCCGACATAATGGCCAGCAGATCGCCTTGTTCCAGAGCCAGTTGGCGGTCGCGCGCCAGCCAGTCGCCGCTCTCGCAAATGGGGCCGACCAGATCGTACTTAGGGGTGTCGGCGGTGACGGCGCGTGGCTGTACCGCTTCAACGCTATGCCAGGCGTCGTATAGGGTTGGCCGGATCAGGTCGTTCATGGCCGCATCGATAATGGCGAAATTTTTGGTTTCGCCGTGCTTGAGGTATTCCACGCGGGTCAGCAGCACGCCGGCGTTGCCCACCATAGAGCGGCCCGGTTCCAGCACGATTTCCAGATGACCCAGGCCATGCGCGTCCAGAGCGACGAAAACCTTGCTGAGCAGGTCGGTGGGGGTGATCAGGGTTTCGTCGGTATAGCGGATGCCCAGGCCACCGCCCAGGTCCAGGTGGTGCAGATCAACGCCCTGATCTTTCAGTGTCAGGATGAGTTTAATCAGCTTGTCCAGCGCATCCAGGTAGGGACTGACCTCGGTGATCTGGGAGCCGATATGGCAGTCCACGCCGACGATGTTCAGGCTGGGCAGTTGTTGGGCGCGGGCATAAATGCGTGGTGCGTCTTCGATAGGCACGCCGAATTTATTGTCTTTCAGGCCGGTGGAGATATAGGGATGGGTGCGGGCATCGACATCGGGATTGACGCGCAGGGAAATGGGCGCAATCCGGTTCAGGCGTGCCGCCACCTGGGCGACCCGTTCCAGTTCGGCTTCGGACTCGATATTGAAGCATTTGACGCCGGCTTGCAGCGCCGCTTCGATTTCCCAGACTTGTTTGCCCACGCCCGAGAACACGACTTTGCCGGGATCGCCGCCGGCCGCGATGACGCGGGCCAGTTCGCCGCCGGAGACGATATCGAAGCCGGTGCCCAGGCGGGCGAACTCTTGCAGCACGGCCAGATTGGAATTGGCTTTCATGCCGTAGCACACCAGCAGCTTGCGGCCTTCGCCGGCGACCCGGTAGGACTCCCATGCATCACGCAGCGCCTGTCGGGAGTACACATACAGCGGCGTGCCGAACTCATCGGCCAGGCGATTCAGGGCAAGCTGTTCGGCGTGCAGAGTGTCGTTCTGGAATTGGAAGTGGGGTGCAACAGTCATGGTGTCGTCAAAGGGCAGAAAAGAGGGTGGGGAAGGCCAAAAAGCTATCGGGGCGCAGTGTCGGCGTCCTGGGTTTGTTCGGCGGGCGGATGGTAGAGCGGGCCTTTGTAGCCGCAGGCACCGAGTACGGCAGTCAGCGTCAACAGGGCCAGCAGGCGAAAGGGACGGGCCTTTTTCATGGCGTATTCCAATGGGGCGGGCAAAGAAGATCATTATGCCATCGGCCAGGCCAAAGCAAAAAAAACGCCGGCATAAGCCGGCGTTATAAAGAAGATTCAGACTAAAACGGCACGAACTGATTCGGGCTGCCGCCCGTGTTCTGTTCGGGGGCAATCTGGCGGAGCAGATCGCCGATGCCGTCGTTGCCGCTGTCTGCTGATAGATCGCTGTCGCCGGGAGCGGGTAGCCCGACACGCGCAATGGCTTGCCCGGGCGGGAACTCGTTAAAGTAGAAGTCGCCGTTGGTCTTGGTCAGGCCGCTGGGAATGGGGCCAAGCGGCACGTTGGGCTTGCCTTGCAGGGCGGTGCGCATGTAGTTGATCCAGATAGGCATGGATGCGCCACCGCCTGTTTCGCCCGAACCCAGGCTGCGAGGCTGGTCAAAGCCCATCCAGGCAATGCCCACCAGATCGGGGGTGTAGCCGGCGAACCAGGCGTCCTGGGAATCGTTGGTGGTGCCGGTCTTGCCGCCGATGT encodes:
- the lptM gene encoding LPS translocon maturation chaperone LptM, with translation MKKARPFRLLALLTLTAVLGACGYKGPLYHPPAEQTQDADTAPR
- a CDS encoding putative bifunctional diguanylate cyclase/phosphodiesterase, which translates into the protein MTVSGIQIDSLEPVSSTSERLIRGLSFYVIPLFLILLTLWALFFLPNRYPAPSGQVLSFHALASTQSEPDAALIERLTASPAQRQLQVDKPHWLLLALGEQQTPPDQVLYFPAAHFNTLHCLQADTEHPLTVRDHSLSTQALRSPIQGYTLEPGNASAIVCRIDPAGSSQLHIERWAADDIKHSSIRYTRGVGLLEGGLLTIALFMLILAATNREWTYLLLAVWLIGNLRLGSMAMGWDMQWLGHTLPAEIMPVLRRLTIACYFVLSYSLFTLLLRSSIHSRLQQRWLHSVGLLSLTLLPASLLAPAALFQPLMWFSAIYALCCAGWVLLSILLQARSRVMLWQLVLLSMALCVLISAIFLAAFGRSSFVENFNGVITLLLSNLLVALAVGERLRDERSEALRARNELMAHYILTPIGMFTLNEAGVFIRMNPVLATALGVDFDPAGPTIHWTDFFPEQNWQTVAQNTLAGNDINIERSDTHLGQYQFTLRAAIVNQQIEGSLQDITARAETLRKLRLMADNDPVTNVLNQRGIEKALNQAMSRSAQDKPCLLAYLDLNHIKYVNGTFGHSSGDALLLKVCEQLEAVLQAGEKVGRIGSDEFVIIFEDCEPEQARALANEVIDTLNKSPLLAGNRSFNLRSTMGLVEVAPNMSPQDAISAASRAAREARRQHQSMVVYDQGSNALQEHAEELRLFEQLEGGSSRGLYLEMQPIVSLRRPIDSLNFEVLLRVRDSSGQLIPTGRIISAAEESGTITIIDKWVFAATLEWMSKHEKQLARTQLVNINLSGVSLNDDKFIQWFFDILARYEHLARKLCVEITEGVALDDLEHTRHFMRRLQQTGVRIALDDFGAGYTSFSYLRELPADAIKIDGALICDMLNKETNVAIVRTIVELARNLGMISIAEWVEDVPTLLALQEIGVDYVQGFIISAACTPADLLNATAITDLVKDEPARQFLLESQQKHLPTI
- the lysA gene encoding diaminopimelate decarboxylase, which translates into the protein MTVAPHFQFQNDTLHAEQLALNRLADEFGTPLYVYSRQALRDAWESYRVAGEGRKLLVCYGMKANSNLAVLQEFARLGTGFDIVSGGELARVIAAGGDPGKVVFSGVGKQVWEIEAALQAGVKCFNIESEAELERVAQVAARLNRIAPISLRVNPDVDARTHPYISTGLKDNKFGVPIEDAPRIYARAQQLPSLNIVGVDCHIGSQITEVSPYLDALDKLIKLILTLKDQGVDLHHLDLGGGLGIRYTDETLITPTDLLSKVFVALDAHGLGHLEIVLEPGRSMVGNAGVLLTRVEYLKHGETKNFAIIDAAMNDLIRPTLYDAWHSVEAVQPRAVTADTPKYDLVGPICESGDWLARDRQLALEQGDLLAIMSAGAYAFTMASQYNTRPRAAEVLVDGDQVHVIRPRETLDSLFASERLLP
- a CDS encoding cytochrome c biogenesis protein ResB: MRFAISLLMFICVASLIGTVLAQNQPANTYIDQFGPYWFELFDHFSIWSVYNSPWFLVIMAFLVVSTTLCVLRNAPKMIRDMRAFKEHVRGGSLKAFPHRVELNSAGSPEHSREQAQGWLQSQGYAVKVRRDDDGSMMLAAKKGSANKLGYIFAHLAIVVICVGGLLDSELPVRLQVWLGGKEPITENMLISQVPDSGRMALGNPSFRANMLVPEGARTASAVINSGEGVLVQPLPFALELKRFLVEYYSTGMPSSFKSEVEVTDPATGESFERTIEVNEPLRYKGVTVYQSGFDDGGSRLTLEGYPLVGASSKTFQLKGTVGESAVITAQENPAAQPMTVQLTELRPINVENLTEGDPQPKAMIEHVAAVTGSAANNKNEHLKNVGPSVNYRIIDEQGQAREFVNYMMPVELDGTLVFLAGMRNSTAEPFRYVRLPADENRSLKEFMDVRAATQDPALVEQAAERFAQRNSSSPEQKDLMLAASRTSLQAFTRAGFDGIIGRVPEAERERILSFAVPMIQLTLTELRDLVRQKQGLPPLDYSQENNEANRWIQSAVLAFANLPDYPAPVMLTLDSFEQVQASVFQVARSPGMYTVYLGCLFLIIGVFSMFYIRDRRVWVWIRPHEQGSSLMAAMTSQRRNLDFNLEFDRLQEAFKRLSV
- the ccsB gene encoding c-type cytochrome biogenesis protein CcsB, with product MAQTLSSSTPTMWHDNIASSGDRRGIRGRPDWTDLLYLALLVAGAAYALNTYSTSMDYYEKLILVGFVPFVAWLGWLWRPLRTLTLVCGAAAVLAIWLYSTGGGLINGDIQKADTVFLLKYLLSSQSAILWMCSLFILATVLYWAGFFSDTAAWMASGLTWAAVYAGTTGLLVRWREGHLLGPDIGHIPVSNLYEVFVLLALITALFYLYYERRYNTRALGGFVLLAISSLVVFLLWYSFTRDAHQIQPLVPALKSWWMKLHVPANFIGYGTFSLAAMVGFAYLVKENGETRSRGKLIPLFLMGAILCAEPMIFGSRELSPTWMLYFGLGSVMVGTILYFRGPIARKLPSLEVLDDIMYRAIAVGFAFFTVATVLGALWAADAWGTYWQWDPKETWALIVWLNYAAWLHMRLLKGLRGTMAAYWALAGLLITSFAFLGVNMFLSGLHSYGEL
- a CDS encoding c-type cytochrome produces the protein MKRTLSRIVVASSLTMACSVVFTANVANAAGLPKPDAAKGEQLYLNGEMSRGVLACVACHGDAGNSTIPANPSLAHQPYEYLVKQLHDFRAKDEKSTPIRRGPDGANTLMTAIAAGMTEDEMRDVAFYLSTQSVDWDKAATASKEDTMERGQKIWRGGLPERGVAACAACHSPDGAGMPGQFPRLAGQHASYIADQLKLFRSGDRANGPMMHDIADRMSDSDISAVADFAAGLR